In Triticum aestivum cultivar Chinese Spring chromosome 5B, IWGSC CS RefSeq v2.1, whole genome shotgun sequence, the following proteins share a genomic window:
- the LOC123111050 gene encoding uncharacterized protein, with the protein MPRKLRARRKSHALAGAAPNADLVHTLSAWVSNPAQTLASVATQGRDDTEKRRVVGVVVAKGCLKRSVGGASGGGSGSSKKVSFVLEPQVRVMSPAAANTRGRRNGGETVPVRGADVGGGRPCRQTRVQLGGGSAPVVGAHAPVRRSKRIAMNLGAGVEQLTAPAKAIAAAPAPTDLAPSNIVGSNAPKAEEEDEVEETVGKTRNKKRKCMDSSVHMVPRRCTRSSGRLSAAPLVCSHVLEKRGRMKATYVKEQTCVEEQRAEDQDLGRTLNSGLIALESKRSCSKVQEDELAAQRAPKEETSGRATRSSSIAAAMMSPVVVEYKRTRNTEDARSDGEMPVMDAPVPGGLRSRAGQGDNGVVEENHFVKRLGNRRGPSKPTTCINRHQHLASSIEEEYQEQVVAPFKARPLRQSRRNHSAASELLSAHNAANDGIEDNVVKEGEHLVLLRNGSAKDCAGAEEQVAEVVVRKGCLKHPGTDASSGSSSAAKKVRFVLVEQAEAETVGLRRPWVTWSPVVAKTRGRQKARVTLAGAKTGGGGHQRTSVDGDSDGEGADAGDAGSDARLRLFKRNVGNFGAGDGVEKVVGAASRDTTSKADVEDGDVEAVDRKRKASENAEDIGYVWLMTSIATTNLSQILSATKSVANKMATKIVANFGKKLSI; encoded by the exons ATGCCCCGGAAGCTGCGGGCGCGCCGCAAGAGCcacgccctcgccggagccgcccctaaCGCCGACCTCGTCCATACCCTCTCCGCATGGGTATCCAACCCAGCTCAAACCCTCGCTTCGGTGGCGACACAG GGTCGCGACGACACGGAGAAGCGGCGGGTGGTCGGTGTGGTGGTGGCAAAGGGCTGCTTGAAGCGGTCAGTGGGTGGTGCGAGCGGCGGGGGTTCCGGTTCGTCCAAAAAGGTGAGCTTTGTGTTGGAGCCCCAGGTGCGGGTCATGTCACCAGCTGCTGCCAACACAAGGGGGAGGCGGAATGGCGGGGAGACCGTTCCTGTTCGTGGTGCAGACGTAGGCGGAGGGAGGCCTTGTCGTCAGACCCGTGTCCAACTTGGTGGTGGTTCTGCTCCAGTGGTAGGGGCACATGCTCCGGTTAGGCGGTCTAAGAGGATTGCGATGAATTTGGGTGCTGGAGTTGAGCAGCTTACTGCTCCGGCTAAAGCAATTGCAGCAGCTCCGGCACCTACTGATTTAGCACCTTCTAACATAGTTGGAAGTAATGCTCCCAAggctgaggaagaagatgaggtagAAGAAACTGTTGGCAAGACGCGGAACAAGAAGAGAAAGTGCATGGATAGTTCTGTGCATATGGTTCCTCGTAGATGCACAAGGTCGAGCGGCCGGCTATCAGCAGCCCCCTTGGTGTGCTCTCATGTGCTTGAGAAGAGAGGGCGGATGAAGGCAACATATGTTAAGGAACAGACATGTGTTGAGGAGCAACGTGCTGAAGATCAAGACTTAGGTAGAACACTAAATTCTGGATTAATTGCTCTTGAGAGCAAGAGAAGTTGCAGCAAGGTGCAAGAAGATGAACTTGCTGCGCAAAGGGCCCCTAAGGAGGAAACATCAGGTAGGGCCACAAGATCAAGCTCAATAGCAGCTGCTATGATGTCTCCCGTTGTCGTTGAGTACAAGAGGACAAGGAACACAGAAGATGCACGCTCTGATGGGGAGATGCCTGTAATGGATGCTCCTGTTCCCGGTGGTTTAAGGAGTAGAGCTGGTCAGGGTGACAATGGTGTGGTGGAGGAAAATCACTTTGTCAAGAGACTGGGAAATAGGAGGGGACCCAGTAAACCAACTACTTGCATCAACAGGCATCAACATCTTGCATCTTCTATAGAGGAAGAATATCAAGAACAAGTTGTTGCTCCCTTTAAGGCCCGTCCACTGAGGCAATCTAGGCGAAACCATTCCGCTGCCAGCGAATTGCTGTCCGCGCACAATGCGGCCAATGACGGCATAGAGGATAATGTGGTGAAGGAAGGCGAACATTTGGTGTTACTAAGGAATGGCAGCGCTAAG GATTGTGCTGGTGCAGAGGAGCAAGTGGCCGAGGTGGTAGTGAGAAAAGGATGTTTGAAGCATCCAGGGACTGATGCGAGCAGTGGCAGCTCCAGTGCTGCCAAAAAGGTGAGATTTGTGTTGGTGGAGCAGGCAGAAGCAGAGACGGTGGGACTCAGGAGGCCGTGGGTAACATGGTCCCCGGTTGTTGCCAAGACAAGGGGTAGGCAGAAGGCCAGGGTGACTCTTGCTGGTGCAAAAACAGGCGGAGGAGGGCATCAGCGGACGAGTGTTGATGGTGATTCTGATGGCGAAGGTGCCGATGCTGGAGATGCAGGTTCAGATGCCCGGTTGAGGTTGTTCAAGAGGAATGTGGGGAATTTCGGTGCTGGTGATGGAGTTGAGAAGGTTGTTGGAGCTGCAAGTCGGGATACCACCTCCAAGGCTGATGTCGAAGATGGGGATGTAGAAGCAGTTGATAGGAAGCGAAAGGCCAGCGAGAATGCTGAGGATATAGGGTATGTTTGGTTGATGACTAGCATTGCCACAACTAACCTTAGTCAAATTTTGtctgccacaaaaagtgtggcaaacAAAATGGCCACCAAAATTGTTGCAAACTTTGGCAAGAAACTGAgtatatga